A window of the Pedobacter frigiditerrae genome harbors these coding sequences:
- a CDS encoding M28 family metallopeptidase, whose translation MRRALIILILFTSLTGFAQDLKYAQKTLNTLTSKEFWGRGYTKNGMSKAAGFIEAQFKSFGLQPMVGKDFKQPFMFSVNTFPGEMDLNINGKKLIPGKDFIVGQASIGIVAKSELEQKDSLTFLDAKNRIILVLQDKLTWSVSQRVNDYTEIFIKKSSLSETPKSLAINIENQFIPDFSASNICAVVKGTTKPDSVILITAHYDHLGGMGKDTYFPGANDNGSGVSFLLSLAKYYATHPQKYTIAFICFAGEEAGILGSKYFTEHPIIPLAKIRFLINVDMVGTGETGATVVNATQYPKEFAALNKVNDEGKFLVKINPRGKAANSDHYFFTEKGVPAFFLYTQGGIAAYHDVFDKPETLPFTVYENLFKLFVGFNKTLMN comes from the coding sequence ATGAGAAGAGCATTAATTATTTTAATCTTATTTACTAGTTTAACTGGGTTTGCCCAAGATTTAAAGTATGCCCAAAAAACTTTAAACACACTTACTTCGAAAGAGTTTTGGGGAAGAGGTTATACCAAAAATGGAATGAGCAAAGCAGCTGGTTTTATAGAAGCTCAGTTTAAATCTTTTGGCTTACAGCCGATGGTTGGAAAAGATTTTAAACAACCTTTTATGTTCTCTGTAAATACTTTTCCTGGGGAAATGGATTTAAATATCAATGGCAAAAAATTAATTCCTGGCAAAGATTTTATTGTTGGCCAAGCAAGTATTGGCATTGTGGCAAAATCAGAGCTGGAGCAAAAAGATAGTTTGACTTTTTTAGATGCGAAAAATAGAATAATACTTGTTCTACAGGATAAACTAACTTGGTCTGTTTCACAAAGAGTTAATGATTACACAGAAATTTTCATCAAAAAATCTTCGCTTAGCGAAACACCAAAATCTTTAGCTATTAATATTGAAAATCAATTTATTCCAGATTTTAGTGCATCAAATATTTGCGCTGTGGTTAAAGGGACAACAAAACCAGATTCTGTTATTCTAATTACTGCTCATTACGACCATTTAGGTGGAATGGGAAAAGACACTTATTTTCCTGGTGCAAACGACAATGGTAGCGGGGTTTCATTTTTATTAAGTTTAGCAAAATATTATGCAACCCACCCGCAGAAATACACCATTGCTTTTATCTGCTTTGCTGGAGAAGAAGCAGGAATTTTAGGCTCAAAGTATTTTACAGAACATCCAATTATCCCATTGGCTAAAATTAGGTTTCTAATTAACGTAGATATGGTTGGAACAGGCGAAACAGGAGCAACGGTTGTAAATGCAACTCAATATCCTAAAGAATTTGCAGCTTTAAATAAAGTTAATGATGAAGGTAAATTCTTAGTTAAAATTAATCCGAGAGGGAAAGCTGCAAATAGCGACCATTATTTTTTTACTGAAAAAGGAGTGCCTGCTTTTTTCCTTTACACACAAGGTGGAATTGCGGCTTACCACGATGTTTTCGACAAACCTGAAACACTTCCGTTTACCGTTTATGAAAATCTATTTAAGCTATTTGTTGGTTTTAACAAAACTTTGATGAACTAA
- a CDS encoding DUF6607 family protein, whose protein sequence is MKKLHLLFALLFPLLSVNAQNKIDQDREAIKSLAGFYKVTFNYAETFSPEDDYKFHERHRSSAKEIAILVEDSPKKIVIQHLLVMRGDSMIIKHWREDWTYEDQTILAYDKDNAWKKVTLSANDVKGKWTQKVFQVDDSPRYQAIGTWVHVDGKHQWQSNTDSPLPRRESTERNDYNVLNRGNNLYLTANGWMFEQDNKKIVRADGKDKLIAMEKGMEEFIKTDTKSFGYAQTWWKQQEGFWKDARASWDAVFAETNYLKLNLKVDNKLLYEQFFALGDLSAKEKWSSEKNKENIKKVIEAYLVKAS, encoded by the coding sequence ATGAAAAAACTACACTTACTATTCGCTTTACTATTTCCATTGTTGAGCGTTAACGCACAAAACAAAATAGATCAAGATCGAGAAGCCATTAAATCTCTAGCAGGCTTTTATAAAGTAACATTTAATTATGCAGAAACATTTTCTCCTGAAGATGATTACAAATTCCACGAAAGACATCGTTCTTCTGCAAAAGAAATTGCTATTCTGGTAGAAGATTCGCCAAAGAAAATTGTTATCCAGCATTTATTGGTCATGAGAGGCGATAGTATGATCATTAAACACTGGAGAGAAGATTGGACTTACGAGGATCAAACCATTTTAGCTTACGATAAAGATAACGCTTGGAAAAAAGTTACCCTTTCTGCAAATGATGTAAAAGGAAAATGGACACAAAAAGTTTTTCAAGTTGATGATAGTCCACGTTACCAAGCTATAGGAACTTGGGTACACGTAGATGGCAAACACCAATGGCAAAGCAATACAGACTCTCCACTTCCACGTAGAGAAAGCACTGAACGTAATGATTATAATGTTTTAAATCGTGGCAACAACCTTTACTTAACGGCTAATGGTTGGATGTTCGAACAAGACAACAAAAAAATTGTTCGTGCCGATGGTAAAGACAAACTAATTGCAATGGAAAAAGGGATGGAAGAGTTTATTAAAACTGACACAAAATCTTTCGGTTATGCACAAACTTGGTGGAAACAACAAGAAGGTTTCTGGAAAGACGCTCGTGCTAGTTGGGATGCGGTATTTGCAGAAACAAACTACCTTAAATTAAACCTTAAAGTTGATAACAAGTTATTGTATGAGCAATTTTTTGCTTTGGGAGATCTGTCTGCAAAAGAAAAATGGTCGTCAGAAAAAAACAAGGAAAACATTAAAAAAGTTATCGAAGCTTATTTAGTAAAAGCTAGTTAG
- a CDS encoding PepSY-associated TM helix domain-containing protein: protein MPVKKKTNRFKYWTGKIHLWLGLTSGLFVFFLGITGCILAFELEIENAIQSYRFTEVQNKPILPPTKLKKIADKALPNKHAHSVNYQPGKTTQVVYYNADPEYYFIVFVNQYTGEVLKVKDMSEDFFRIVINGHYYLWLQPEIGQPILTTATMIFVFLLISGLILWWPKSKAARKQRFSVKLKSKWRRLNYDLHNVLGFYMTFIVIFIALSGMVMGFQWFAKSVYWISSGGQSMTVFEETFSDTTRTAKLNVNAAAADVLWAKFVKEDPTFKGSYDVHIPENEKASVEIAKNPDPSTYWKADYRYFDQHTLKEIEVKHMYGKFSNTSTADKISRMNYDIHVGSVLGLPGKIMAFITSLVAASMPVTGVIIWLGRKKKKTKTLKSI from the coding sequence ATGCCAGTAAAGAAAAAGACCAACAGGTTTAAATATTGGACAGGCAAAATACACTTATGGCTCGGATTAACATCTGGGCTATTTGTATTTTTCTTAGGTATAACGGGTTGCATTTTGGCCTTTGAATTAGAGATTGAAAATGCGATACAATCCTATCGTTTTACAGAGGTTCAAAATAAGCCAATATTACCTCCAACTAAGTTAAAAAAAATTGCAGACAAGGCACTTCCTAATAAACATGCCCATAGTGTTAATTACCAACCAGGAAAAACCACACAGGTAGTTTATTACAACGCAGATCCCGAATATTATTTCATAGTTTTTGTAAATCAATACACCGGAGAAGTATTAAAGGTTAAAGACATGAGCGAGGATTTCTTCAGGATTGTAATTAACGGACATTATTATTTGTGGTTACAGCCCGAGATTGGTCAGCCAATTTTAACAACCGCCACAATGATTTTTGTTTTCCTTTTAATTTCTGGATTAATATTATGGTGGCCAAAAAGCAAGGCTGCCAGAAAGCAACGTTTCAGTGTAAAATTAAAATCAAAATGGCGTAGGTTAAATTACGATTTACATAACGTGTTAGGTTTCTATATGACTTTCATTGTCATTTTTATTGCCTTATCTGGAATGGTAATGGGCTTTCAATGGTTCGCAAAATCTGTTTATTGGATAAGTTCTGGTGGACAATCAATGACTGTTTTTGAAGAAACCTTTTCAGACACTACAAGAACAGCCAAATTAAATGTAAATGCAGCAGCGGCTGATGTACTTTGGGCAAAATTTGTAAAAGAAGACCCAACATTTAAGGGCAGCTATGATGTTCACATTCCAGAAAATGAAAAAGCATCTGTAGAAATCGCCAAAAACCCAGACCCAAGCACTTATTGGAAAGCAGATTACAGATACTTCGACCAACATACCTTAAAGGAAATTGAAGTAAAACACATGTATGGTAAATTTTCAAATACGAGCACAGCTGATAAAATTTCGAGGATGAATTATGATATCCATGTTGGATCAGTGTTAGGTTTACCTGGAAAAATAATGGCTTTTATAACTAGCCTTGTTGCAGCGAGTATGCCTGTAACCGGAGTAATTATTTGGCTAGGTAGAAAGAAGAAAAAAACAAAAACTCTTAAATCAATATAA
- a CDS encoding TonB-dependent receptor, giving the protein MRIQLRNAILLFFTTLSISAFGQQNATIKGKITTADGKPAQFVSIGLKNKNQGTTTNDNGEYTLQRVKPGSYTLKISSVGVNAQEKEITATAGQTLILDFVLTENSQALNEVTIAGIKNKYKVSLPSASLRLNEPILEAPQNIQTISDQVIKDQQIISMSDGLIRNVSGATRLEHWGDMYTNITMRGSQIQAMRNGFNFVSSYWGPLTEDMSIVDHIEFVKGPAGFMLGNGDPSGMYNVVTKKPSGFNKGEVSFTLGSYDLYRTTVDFDRRLTTDGKLLFRLNAAIQTKGSFRPFEKNDRYTFAPSLSYQITNNTKFTAEYTLQNAKMTEVGSYYIFKPDGGYASLPRDFTLTQPGVQPTRINDHSVFLNLQHNFSTDWKLTAQVAYSKYLQNGSSSWPSVINADNTVIRNVGIWDAESTMKLAQLFINGQAKTGGINHRIIAGFDGGKKDYLADWGQSHDLDLPSSPFDLNNPNYGFPSNGYPNFDRETPLLQRAIAAGGLMDQKYLSGYVQDELGFFNNKARLTLAGRYTYVSQSAWGGASDKAKHFTPRIGLSVSLDKNTAVYAVYDAAFIPQTGNLRSGGTPNPITGTNYEVGFKKDWFDGKWNTTLSAYRILKQNELTSDPDNDLINPSDPSSGRENFSIIIGEKRAQGIEFDLRGEITAGLRLIANYAYTDGKVTKVAEGVTSIVVGEIVPGFSKHTTNAWLTYTLQGGVLKGTGISGGFTYLAGRATGTYDGSNANKNLPNYFKLDGGLFWENKAVKVTANAFNILDKYLFSGAYYTDYWNAPDYTQPAYSWQAEAPRNYRLSIAYKF; this is encoded by the coding sequence ATGAGAATACAGTTACGAAACGCGATCCTACTTTTTTTTACAACATTATCCATCTCGGCCTTTGGGCAACAAAATGCTACCATTAAAGGAAAGATTACCACTGCCGATGGTAAACCAGCACAATTTGTTAGCATCGGTTTAAAAAATAAAAACCAAGGTACAACTACCAATGATAATGGCGAATACACTTTACAAAGAGTTAAACCTGGAAGCTATACACTTAAAATTAGCTCTGTTGGTGTAAACGCACAAGAAAAAGAAATAACAGCAACTGCTGGACAAACATTGATTTTAGATTTCGTGCTAACAGAAAATAGCCAAGCATTAAACGAAGTAACAATAGCTGGAATAAAAAACAAATACAAGGTTAGCTTACCATCTGCTTCATTAAGGTTAAATGAACCCATTTTAGAAGCTCCACAGAATATTCAAACCATAAGTGATCAAGTTATAAAAGATCAGCAAATTATTAGCATGAGCGACGGCTTGATTAGAAATGTAAGTGGCGCAACACGTTTAGAACATTGGGGTGATATGTATACCAACATCACCATGCGTGGTTCTCAAATTCAGGCTATGCGTAATGGCTTCAACTTTGTTTCTTCTTATTGGGGTCCACTAACAGAAGACATGAGTATTGTTGACCATATCGAATTTGTAAAAGGCCCAGCTGGTTTTATGCTTGGAAATGGCGATCCAAGTGGAATGTATAATGTAGTTACCAAAAAACCTTCTGGTTTTAACAAGGGCGAAGTTTCTTTTACGCTGGGCAGCTATGATTTATACAGAACAACTGTTGATTTTGATAGAAGATTGACCACAGATGGAAAATTATTATTTAGGCTAAATGCGGCTATTCAAACCAAAGGTTCTTTTAGGCCTTTTGAAAAAAACGACAGGTATACATTTGCTCCATCATTGAGTTACCAAATAACAAACAACACCAAATTTACAGCAGAATATACATTGCAAAATGCAAAAATGACTGAAGTTGGTTCTTATTATATTTTTAAACCAGATGGAGGTTATGCTTCCTTGCCACGAGATTTTACGCTTACACAACCAGGCGTACAACCTACAAGAATTAACGACCATAGTGTTTTCTTAAATTTACAGCACAATTTTAGCACTGATTGGAAATTAACAGCTCAAGTTGCCTATTCAAAATATTTACAAAATGGAAGTAGCTCATGGCCATCGGTAATTAATGCAGACAATACTGTAATTAGAAATGTTGGTATTTGGGATGCAGAAAGTACAATGAAATTAGCTCAATTATTTATCAACGGACAAGCAAAAACAGGTGGCATAAACCACAGAATTATTGCAGGTTTTGATGGTGGCAAAAAAGATTATTTAGCAGACTGGGGCCAGTCTCATGATTTAGATTTACCATCTTCTCCTTTTGACCTAAACAATCCTAATTATGGTTTTCCGTCTAATGGTTATCCAAATTTTGACAGAGAAACTCCATTATTGCAAAGAGCGATTGCTGCAGGTGGTTTAATGGATCAGAAATATTTAAGTGGTTACGTACAAGATGAGCTTGGGTTTTTTAACAATAAAGCTCGTTTAACCTTAGCAGGAAGATATACTTATGTGAGTCAATCTGCTTGGGGTGGCGCATCTGATAAAGCAAAACATTTTACCCCTAGAATTGGCTTAAGTGTTTCTCTTGATAAAAACACAGCTGTATATGCTGTGTATGATGCAGCATTTATACCACAAACAGGAAATTTACGCAGCGGCGGAACACCTAACCCAATTACTGGAACAAACTATGAAGTAGGTTTTAAAAAAGATTGGTTTGACGGAAAATGGAATACTACACTTTCTGCCTATAGAATACTTAAACAAAATGAGCTTACTTCAGACCCAGACAATGATCTTATTAACCCATCTGATCCAAGTTCAGGAAGAGAGAATTTCAGTATTATTATTGGAGAAAAAAGAGCTCAAGGAATTGAATTTGATTTAAGAGGAGAAATTACTGCCGGATTAAGATTAATTGCCAACTATGCTTATACAGACGGCAAAGTAACTAAAGTTGCCGAAGGTGTAACAAGTATTGTAGTTGGAGAAATTGTCCCAGGCTTCTCAAAACATACTACCAACGCTTGGTTAACTTATACCTTACAAGGTGGTGTTTTAAAAGGAACTGGTATTTCTGGAGGATTTACTTACCTAGCTGGTAGAGCAACTGGAACTTACGATGGCTCTAACGCAAATAAAAACTTACCAAACTATTTCAAATTAGATGGTGGTTTGTTCTGGGAAAACAAAGCAGTAAAAGTTACCGCAAATGCATTTAACATTTTAGATAAGTATTTATTCTCTGGTGCCTATTATACCGATTATTGGAATGCTCCAGATTATACGCAACCTGCCTATTCATGGCAAGCAGAAGCTCCAAGAAATTATCGTTTAAGCATTGCTTATAAATTTTAA
- a CDS encoding DUF4397 domain-containing protein, translating into MTKIFTSLTFKNSFLNKFCLAIAFSAVFLGSCKKETPVETAFTAVSVFNASPTFSTYDVYLNESKANAAALPFGGGLNYTKIAPGSYNIKFTTSGRPESLLTKSITLLQNTYFSYFLINRSSGLDGLLLTDDLSATSTTNAFVRFINLSPDAPALDLVINGGATVTTNKLFKEASTYTSLTAGTFTFDVKDKATGNVIASLPGSVLAAGFHYTIIARGLIAPANSNEHPITAQLYKQQ; encoded by the coding sequence ATGACAAAAATTTTTACTTCTTTAACATTCAAGAATTCATTTCTAAATAAATTCTGCCTAGCCATTGCATTTAGTGCAGTTTTCCTTGGTTCTTGTAAAAAAGAGACTCCTGTGGAAACAGCTTTTACTGCGGTATCAGTATTTAATGCATCTCCTACATTTTCAACTTATGATGTTTATTTGAATGAATCAAAGGCAAATGCGGCTGCTTTACCATTTGGTGGAGGATTAAATTATACTAAAATTGCTCCAGGCTCATATAACATTAAATTTACTACTTCAGGCAGACCAGAAAGTCTTTTAACAAAAAGCATAACTTTACTTCAAAACACTTACTTTTCTTATTTTCTAATTAATAGATCAAGTGGTTTGGATGGATTATTATTAACAGACGATTTAAGCGCAACATCAACCACAAATGCATTTGTTCGTTTCATTAACTTATCTCCAGATGCTCCTGCACTTGATTTGGTAATTAATGGCGGTGCAACAGTTACTACTAATAAGCTTTTTAAAGAAGCCAGTACATATACTTCTCTAACAGCAGGAACTTTTACATTTGATGTTAAAGATAAAGCAACCGGAAACGTTATAGCTTCTCTGCCTGGCTCTGTGCTTGCGGCTGGCTTTCATTATACCATTATTGCTAGAGGATTAATTGCCCCTGCAAACTCAAACGAGCATCCAATTACTGCTCAATTGTATAAGCAACAATAG
- a CDS encoding GNAT family N-acetyltransferase encodes MNINEFIVQVAIAEHHVFAEEIVTEMAESAKARGTGIAKRSPEYIASKMKEGKSVIAFHKDGSWAGFCYIETWSHGQFVANSGLIVSPKYRKGGLAHAIKQEIFNLSRALYPKAKIFGLTTGLAVMKINSDLGYEPVTYSELTQDEDFWKGCQSCVNFEILKMKDRKNCMCTAMLYDPAEKKHEAAKLFAEELQKKPGLYERFMRIKSRLVIKPKSGLKSILVLFTLLFNK; translated from the coding sequence ATGAATATTAATGAATTTATAGTACAAGTCGCTATCGCTGAACATCATGTTTTTGCTGAAGAGATTGTAACAGAAATGGCTGAATCTGCGAAAGCTAGAGGCACAGGCATTGCAAAACGTTCGCCAGAATATATTGCTAGCAAAATGAAAGAAGGCAAGTCGGTGATTGCTTTTCATAAAGATGGCTCATGGGCTGGCTTTTGCTACATAGAAACTTGGAGTCACGGTCAGTTTGTTGCAAACTCTGGTTTAATTGTTAGCCCAAAGTATAGAAAAGGCGGCTTGGCTCACGCCATAAAACAAGAAATCTTTAATCTTTCGAGAGCATTATATCCAAAAGCAAAAATATTTGGTTTAACTACCGGATTAGCCGTGATGAAAATCAATTCTGATTTAGGCTACGAACCTGTTACATATTCTGAGTTAACACAAGATGAAGATTTTTGGAAAGGCTGTCAAAGCTGTGTGAATTTCGAGATTCTAAAAATGAAGGATCGCAAAAACTGTATGTGTACAGCTATGCTTTATGATCCTGCAGAAAAGAAACATGAAGCAGCCAAACTTTTTGCAGAAGAATTGCAGAAAAAACCTGGATTATATGAACGCTTTATGCGTATTAAATCGAGATTGGTTATTAAGCCAAAATCTGGATTAAAATCCATTTTAGTATTGTTTACCCTTTTATTTAATAAATAA
- the argG gene encoding argininosuccinate synthase, protein MKKKVVLAFSGGLDTSFCCIHLAEDRNLEVHSVIVNTGGFSDEELQEIEKRAYALGVASHAVVDETDSYYDGCIKYLIFGNVLKNATYPLSVSAERVSQATAIANYVKKIGADYVAHGSTGAGNDQVRFDMIFNILIPEVEIITPIRDLKLSREAEIEYLAKHGVEYSAEKARYSINKGLWGTSVGGKETLTSNETLPESAWPTQVSETEAKRIELTFEKGELVAIDGEKLHPVAAIQKLQAIAQPFGIGRDIHVGDTIIGIKGRVGFEAAAPIIIIKAHHTLEKHTLTKWQLSWKEQLSSFYGNWLHEGQFHDPIMRNIEAFLTDTQKVVSGKVFVELLPYRFQIIGIESNHDLMSNKFGSYGEMNNAWSGDDVKGFSKIFGNQVMIWHKVNSEEAES, encoded by the coding sequence ATGAAGAAGAAAGTTGTTTTAGCGTTTAGTGGAGGATTAGATACCTCATTTTGCTGCATTCATTTGGCAGAAGACCGTAATTTAGAGGTTCATTCAGTTATTGTTAATACTGGCGGATTTTCTGATGAAGAATTGCAAGAAATTGAAAAACGTGCTTATGCATTAGGTGTGGCATCTCACGCTGTGGTAGATGAGACTGACAGCTATTATGATGGCTGCATTAAATATTTAATTTTTGGTAATGTATTAAAAAATGCTACTTACCCACTTTCTGTAAGTGCTGAACGTGTTAGTCAGGCTACTGCAATTGCAAATTATGTAAAGAAAATTGGTGCAGATTATGTTGCTCACGGAAGTACTGGAGCAGGTAACGACCAAGTACGTTTTGACATGATTTTCAACATTCTTATCCCTGAAGTTGAAATCATCACACCAATTAGAGATTTAAAATTATCCCGCGAAGCGGAAATAGAATATTTAGCTAAACACGGTGTAGAGTATAGCGCAGAAAAAGCTAGATATTCTATTAATAAAGGTTTATGGGGAACATCTGTAGGAGGAAAGGAAACTTTAACTTCTAACGAGACTTTACCTGAAAGCGCTTGGCCAACTCAAGTTTCAGAAACCGAAGCTAAAAGAATTGAATTAACTTTCGAAAAAGGTGAATTGGTTGCGATTGATGGAGAGAAATTACATCCAGTAGCAGCTATTCAAAAATTACAAGCAATTGCTCAACCTTTTGGAATTGGTAGGGATATTCACGTTGGTGATACGATTATTGGAATTAAAGGTCGTGTAGGTTTTGAGGCTGCGGCACCAATCATCATTATCAAGGCACATCATACTTTAGAAAAACATACTTTAACTAAATGGCAATTAAGCTGGAAAGAACAATTGTCATCGTTCTACGGAAACTGGTTGCATGAAGGTCAATTCCACGACCCAATCATGCGGAATATTGAAGCATTTTTAACCGACACGCAAAAAGTAGTTAGCGGTAAAGTATTTGTTGAATTATTACCTTATCGTTTCCAAATAATTGGGATAGAATCTAACCACGATTTAATGAGCAATAAATTTGGTAGCTACGGCGAAATGAATAATGCTTGGAGCGGAGATGATGTTAAAGGTTTCTCTAAGATTTTCGGTAACCAAGTAATGATTTGGCATAAAGTAAATAGCGAAGAAGCCGAAAGCTAA
- a CDS encoding cupin domain-containing protein, with the protein MIEILSKENCLNHYKWGDNCDGWNFVSKPDAAIKLELMPAQTAEKLHFHTYAEQFFFILKGEATFLIEGETVLVNANTGLQIKAGDKHKISNETNQDLEFILFSYPSTQNDRTDCE; encoded by the coding sequence ATGATAGAAATCCTTTCAAAAGAAAATTGTTTAAACCATTACAAATGGGGAGATAATTGTGATGGGTGGAATTTTGTAAGCAAACCTGATGCAGCCATTAAACTAGAATTAATGCCAGCTCAAACTGCTGAGAAATTACATTTTCATACTTATGCAGAGCAATTTTTCTTCATATTAAAAGGAGAGGCAACATTTTTAATTGAAGGTGAAACCGTTTTAGTCAACGCAAATACAGGCTTGCAAATAAAGGCGGGCGACAAGCATAAAATTTCGAATGAAACAAATCAAGATTTAGAATTTATACTTTTCTCCTATCCATCAACCCAAAATGACAGAACAGACTGTGAGTAA
- a CDS encoding GNAT family N-acetyltransferase — MTEQTVSKIEIKRINLIEANLVVGLFNQYRIFYGKFSDLGMAKAFIDARLENNESVIFVAMDADKPVGFTQLYPTYSSARLSKNWILNDLFVDSDYRKQGIGEELIKTAMSFAKGQGSTFLQLETAIDNLTAQRLYETIGFKKQEPDNEFFLYRINVI; from the coding sequence ATGACAGAACAGACTGTGAGTAAAATAGAAATTAAACGTATTAACTTGATTGAGGCTAATTTAGTTGTTGGCCTATTTAATCAATACAGAATATTTTACGGAAAGTTCTCTGATTTGGGAATGGCCAAGGCGTTTATAGATGCTCGATTGGAGAATAATGAATCTGTTATTTTTGTAGCGATGGATGCTGATAAACCAGTAGGATTTACACAGCTTTATCCTACTTATTCGTCGGCTAGGCTTTCTAAAAATTGGATATTAAATGATTTGTTTGTTGATAGTGATTATCGTAAACAAGGCATTGGAGAAGAGCTTATTAAAACTGCAATGAGTTTCGCAAAAGGACAAGGTTCTACATTTTTACAATTGGAAACAGCTATTGACAATCTTACAGCACAAAGACTGTATGAAACAATTGGTTTCAAAAAACAAGAACCAGATAATGAGTTTTTTCTTTATAGAATAAATGTAATTTAA
- the argC gene encoding N-acetyl-gamma-glutamyl-phosphate reductase produces MNKIKAGIIGGAGYTGGEMLRILVNHPNVEITFVNSTSNAGNLISDVHTDLIGDTDLKFTSDIPQDIDVLFLCVGHGDAKKFLAVNPINENIKIIDLSQDFRLSQNSQLSTRDFIYGLPELNRDAIKNAKNIANPGCFATCIQLGLLPLAAKGLIKNEVHINATTGSTGAGQSLSTTSHFSWRNNNLSIYKAFDHQHLNEIGESLNRLQDSALAAPPPSGRAGVGINFIPQRGAFTRGILASIYLESDLTLEEAQAIYEDYYSAHPFTHVSRKNIDLKQVVNTNKALVHIEKHGNKLFIISAIDNLLKGASGQAVQNMNLMYGLEENSGLKLKAAYF; encoded by the coding sequence ATGAATAAGATTAAAGCAGGAATTATTGGAGGTGCAGGTTATACTGGTGGCGAAATGTTGCGTATTTTGGTTAATCACCCTAACGTAGAAATCACATTTGTTAATAGCACAAGCAATGCTGGAAATTTAATTTCTGACGTACACACTGATTTAATTGGTGATACCGATTTGAAATTTACAAGCGATATTCCTCAGGATATCGATGTGCTTTTTTTATGTGTTGGACATGGAGATGCAAAGAAATTTTTAGCAGTAAATCCAATTAATGAAAACATTAAAATCATCGATTTATCACAGGATTTTAGGTTATCTCAAAACTCTCAACTCTCAACTCGTGACTTCATTTACGGTTTGCCTGAACTAAATCGTGATGCGATTAAGAATGCAAAAAACATTGCAAATCCAGGTTGTTTTGCAACTTGCATACAATTGGGTTTATTGCCTTTAGCTGCAAAAGGATTAATTAAAAATGAAGTTCATATTAACGCTACAACTGGCTCAACTGGTGCAGGACAAAGCTTATCAACCACTTCGCACTTTAGCTGGAGAAATAACAATCTTTCTATCTACAAAGCTTTTGACCATCAACATTTAAATGAAATTGGAGAAAGTTTAAACAGATTGCAAGATAGTGCACTTGCTGCTCCCCCTCCTTCGGGGAGGGCTGGGGTGGGGATTAATTTCATCCCACAACGTGGCGCATTTACCAGAGGGATTTTAGCTTCGATATATTTAGAAAGCGATTTGACTTTAGAAGAAGCTCAAGCTATTTACGAAGATTATTATAGCGCACATCCATTTACACACGTAAGTCGGAAAAACATAGATTTGAAACAGGTTGTGAATACCAATAAAGCGTTGGTTCATATCGAAAAACACGGCAATAAATTATTTATCATCAGTGCAATCGACAACCTATTAAAAGGCGCAAGCGGACAAGCAGTTCAGAATATGAATTTAATGTATGGTTTGGAAGAAAATAGTGGTTTGAAGTTGAAGGCAGCCTATTTTTAA
- a CDS encoding four helix bundle protein yields MRDYQKLDVWKKSHLMVLHIYKAVLPCFPAHEKYDLHSQVKRAAYSVPLNIVEGAGRRTEKDFAHFLDNALGSVQEMEYACLLAKDLEYIDESKYLEICKMAGEVKAMLIGLIKHLRP; encoded by the coding sequence ATGAGAGATTATCAGAAACTAGATGTTTGGAAGAAATCACATTTGATGGTTTTGCATATTTATAAGGCTGTTTTACCGTGTTTTCCGGCTCACGAAAAGTATGATTTGCATAGTCAAGTCAAAAGAGCTGCGTATTCAGTTCCACTAAATATTGTTGAGGGAGCAGGGCGGCGGACTGAAAAGGATTTTGCTCATTTTTTGGATAATGCCTTAGGTTCGGTTCAAGAAATGGAATACGCTTGTTTGCTAGCGAAAGATTTAGAATATATCGATGAAAGCAAATATTTAGAAATATGTAAAATGGCTGGTGAAGTTAAAGCTATGTTGATAGGATTAATTAAACATTTACGACCATAA